One bacterium DNA segment encodes these proteins:
- a CDS encoding YihA family ribosome biogenesis GTP-binding protein codes for MTQVTLDRTAYLPDQLILEGPSQVAFAGRSNVGKSSLLNKLFNRRNLAKVSQTPGKTQSINYYLSDRRCYFVDLPGYGYARAGKIEREKWQRMLEHYFEKNQALKGLAHLIDIRHPATDLDIMLHEWTQPLVKNHLYVLTKADKVPSSKRAQAIINLAKDLSVPREQVIAFSIEVGDGKQRVLEWVASVI; via the coding sequence CTGACACAGGTAACGCTGGATAGGACTGCCTATCTGCCGGATCAATTAATTCTGGAAGGCCCATCGCAGGTTGCGTTTGCGGGCCGCTCCAATGTTGGCAAGTCATCGCTGTTGAATAAGCTATTCAATCGGCGCAATCTCGCCAAGGTCTCACAAACACCCGGCAAGACTCAATCAATCAATTACTATCTCAGCGATCGGCGCTGCTATTTTGTCGATCTGCCCGGCTACGGCTATGCCCGCGCCGGTAAGATCGAACGCGAGAAGTGGCAAAGGATGCTCGAGCATTATTTCGAGAAGAACCAGGCACTGAAGGGATTGGCACATCTCATCGATATTCGCCATCCCGCAACCGATCTCGATATCATGCTGCACGAATGGACTCAACCGCTTGTGAAGAATCATCTGTATGTTCTGACCAAAGCCGACAAGGTGCCGAGCAGCAAGCGAGCGCAGGCGATCATCAATCTTGCGAAGGACCTGAGCGTCCCGCGAGAGCAGGTGATCGCGTTTTCGATTGAAGTCGGCGACGGCAAACAGCGAGTGCTTGAATGGGTGGCATCAGTAATTTGA